A genomic stretch from Erigeron canadensis isolate Cc75 chromosome 9, C_canadensis_v1, whole genome shotgun sequence includes:
- the LOC122581030 gene encoding nucleolar protein 58-like: MDQTAEHVAKEEVHLKTECKIKGTDEEKVVEELDIKIKSVEKENPEHKEDSDDKCKEKDEKEAKGEEKKKTNKKDKKEKESEEEDENADVKDKKKKDKKKKESGEEDENADVKEKKKDKKKKESEEEDENADVKEKKKKKDKKGKKKDDAGESEEGDEETKKKKKDKSKKSDDKDHDGEDKKKKEKKKKENDNDEEEKKKDKKDKKEKKGKDKEDDEHGKEKKKDKKNKDETSDKTCDTEVASREIEIDGEAKEVKGEKTGKEEVKASKDKKGKDKKDKLDKKNLDAKYKDVTKLKLKLEKLDTKIEALLEKKAEILKLIKEKEESHGPVKESTKTIDAAAEVE; this comes from the coding sequence GTAGAAGAACTCGACATAAAGATTAAGTCTGTTGAGAAAGAGAATCCAGAACACAAGGAAGATAGTGATGATAAATGCAAGGAGAAAGATGAGAAAGAAGCAAAGGgagaagagaagaagaaaacgaataagaaagataaaaaggaaaaggaatcTGAGGAAGAAGATGAGAACGCTGACGTGAAAgacaagaagaagaaagataAGAAGAAAAAGGAGTCTGGGGAGGAAGATGAGAATGCTGAtgtgaaagaaaagaagaaagacaAGAAGAAAAAGGAGTCCGAGGAGGAAGATGAAAATGCTGAcgtgaaagaaaagaagaaaaagaaagataagaagGGAAAGAAGAAGGATGATGCCGGAGAATCAGAGGAAGGGGATGAAGagacaaaaaagaagaagaaagataaGTCGAAAAAATCTGATGATAAAGATCATGATGGAGAggataagaagaaaaaagaaaagaagaagaaagaaaatgacaatgacgaagaagaaaagaagaaagacaagaaagataagaaagaaaagaaaggtaaagataaagaagatgatgaacatggtaaagagaagaaaaaagataagAAGAACAAAGACGAGACAAGTGATAAAACATGCGATACTGAAGTTGCATCAAGAGAGATCGAAATAGATGGAGAGGCTAAAGAAGTTAAGGGGGAGAAAACCGGTAAGGAGGAAGTGAAGGCAAGCAAGGACAAGAAAGGGAAAGACAAGAAAGATAAGTTGGATAAAAAGAATCTCGATGCAAAATATAAGGATGTCACCAAGTTGAAACTTAAATTAGAGAAATTGGATACCAAAATTGAAGCTCTACTAGAGAAAAAGGCCGAAATACTGAAGTTAATAAAGGAAAAGGAGGAAAGCCATGGACCTGTTAAGGAGTCCACAAAGACCATTGATGCTGCTGCAGAAGTGGAATAA